The Sphingobium sp. JS3065 genomic sequence TAATGACCCGTGCGTTCAGGAGCCTGCGCCCATGCAGGCTGGATGAGGAAGGCCGCGAGGGGAAGGAGGGCGCGCATCCGGCCGTCATATCGCGGGATGGCGCGGGTGAACAGGCTTGCCGGGCGCGGGCCGTGACCGACGCGATGGCAGGCCGCACCCGTACTTTTCGCGCGAAAATAGGGTCTCGCTTCCCGCTGAATGTCCCAGATCCCGTTCCGGGATCGCTATCCCGCCTATTTTTCACGCTTTTTTAAGGATTTCGGTCCGGTGTCATCTTGCCGAATCATGCGAAATCGCGCACATTATCGAAGGATCGCCCGCATTTAGACTCGACGGGTGTCAAGGTGGGGAAATGCGATGAGCGGTACGGGGACTCTGACGCGTGCGGATCTAGCGGAGAGCGTGAACCGCCATATTGGCCTGTCGCGGGCGGAAGCGGCAACATTGATCGAATCCATATTGGAGCATATGTCCGCCGCGCTCGAACGCGGGGAAAATGTGAAGATCTCCAGCTTCGGCACTTTCGTCCTGCGGGACAAGACGCAGCGCATGGGCCGTAACCCGAAGACGGGCGTCGAAGTGCCGATCGAACCGCGCCGGGTGCTGACCTTCCGCGCCAGCCAGACGATGCGGGATCGCGTCGCCTCGGCGTGAAGCGCGGGAATCGCCAAAACAGCCATTTTCCCTAAGGTTGACCTTGGCGCCGCTAAGGGTGCAACATCATGACCATGGAAAAGGCAGAAGGCGCATTTCTGACGATCAGTGAGCTGGCGAGCGAACTCGATCTACCGCAGCACATATTGCGCTATTGGGAGACACGCTTCACCCAGTTGCGCCCGCTCCAGCGGTCGGGCAATCGCCGCTATTACCGGCCCGCCGACGTGGCGCTGGTGCGGCGGATCAACCATCTGCTGAATGTCGAGGGGTTCACGGTGCGGGGCGCGCAAAAGGCTCTGGCCGATGGCGGTCCGCCGGTCCTGTCCGCGCCAGCACCGGCGAAGAATGGCGAAGCTGGCTCCAGCGCCGATCTGCTCCCCCGGCTGGAGGCCATTCGCGCCGCGCTGGCCAAGGCGATCGGGGAATGAGCGTCGGTTCGGATCACCCGACCGACGCAGCGTAGATCAAGTCCCGAAACGGCGCGTCCCCCACCATGAAGACCGTCTCGCCCATTTCGGCGAAACCGTGCCGTGCATAGAATCGCCGCGCGCCCTCATTGGCCTCATAGACCGCGAGCAGCAGGCGCTTCGCCCCACGCCGCCGGGCTTCCTCCATCACCAGGGTCAGCAAGGCCGCGCCGTTGCCGCCGCCCTGCCA encodes the following:
- a CDS encoding MerR family transcriptional regulator, with the translated sequence MEKAEGAFLTISELASELDLPQHILRYWETRFTQLRPLQRSGNRRYYRPADVALVRRINHLLNVEGFTVRGAQKALADGGPPVLSAPAPAKNGEAGSSADLLPRLEAIRAALAKAIGE
- the ihfA gene encoding integration host factor subunit alpha, whose protein sequence is MSGTGTLTRADLAESVNRHIGLSRAEAATLIESILEHMSAALERGENVKISSFGTFVLRDKTQRMGRNPKTGVEVPIEPRRVLTFRASQTMRDRVASA